Genomic DNA from Alosa alosa isolate M-15738 ecotype Scorff River chromosome 6, AALO_Geno_1.1, whole genome shotgun sequence:
CCAAAGAAAAATGAGTTTCCAATTAATTTGTATACCAGTCCAGGTGAAATCAGCAAGTATAGAGCATTTGATGTATACGATACAATATAAGTGGCAAATTGATTGTTCATTCGTGAGTTCAGTGAATATCTtttacaaaaaaacatattgTTAGTGAAGGTCCAAGTCAATGTCAAAAGATATGAAGAAACTCCATGATGGACACAATGAGATTGCAAGTAACAAGACTAGTTAGTTCATGTCCCATGACACAACAGAAAAATAAGCGACAGACAGGTtaacttttttctctctccacactGACGGGGAACCCATGACTGATTCTCTCCTGCTGCGGGGTCTGTGGGTAGCGGCTAGACCCTCGGTAGACTTCTGTGCTGAAAAACCCCCAGCTGAATGCCAGCATGCACAGATGCATGCTTTTAGTTGGTAGTTAGTAGTCCAACAAAACCATCAAAAACTCCAAAATCTTAAATCTGTGTGAAATGAGGGGGAGATGGGGGTTTGTGGCTAAAGACCGTGACTGGAAAGTTGGTAACCTGGACACCTGTCTTTCAATATTGTAGAACACACTGTCGCTTTCTCTAGTGCAATATATGTACAATAgtttatatttcattttatcCCCTGGAGACAATAAATActgttttctgattggctggttggGTGActattaagtaagggataatagACACCGATTTGTCCTGATATATGGAATTAGTGGATGAAGTGCAAAGCCTTACGCGcacgattttattcacgctgctaggcagcctggattctatggacttcgttttcacctcaacgaaggaaccaatcacagaacagagggagggcagcaagacgatgacgacacaccgaagccgttatgagctatgtacagacgcatttgacaGACATCCGTATAGCGCCCAATAAATGGCTCTGGGCATTTGTAAACCACGTTttaaatacgagaaaattaatttCTAGTTCCCAAACCCCATCTTAATGAGATGaagtctgacgttagccaggctaggtaAACTGTATATCGGGATAAAGAAAGTAGTACAACAAATTGAACCAGTTGgtttctttttaaactgaatCACATATTTTGTGGTAAAGATGCATGACTATTGCTTACATACATGAGTGGCAACGGGAGGATAAGcaggataacggccttcgagatGTCCCGAtatatggaattaatggacttggcGGAGGTTACTCGACTTTGCCTAGGGTTgtggagttctttgcctccacctcgtccattaattctgtaGCCTATATCGGGACACCTGAGCGGCCGTTATCCCTATAGGCTATATTATAAGCACCCCTCCAACATTTCTGtcagacaaagacagacagaaaaaatgaGAATGGGAGCAGTCGTGGCCTAccggttagggcttcgggcttgtaaccagagggttgccggttcaatccccgaccagtaggaatggctgaagtgcccttgaggaaggcacctaacccctcactgctccctgagcgccgctgtagcaggcagctcactgcgtcggaattaatgtgtgcttcacctcactgtgtgttcactgtgtgctgagtgtgtttcaataattcacggattgggataaatgcagagaccaaatttccccctcacgggatcaaaagagtgtttTACACTTATACTGCATTAGCATGACCAGACCTGATCATCATAGCCAACCTTACAAACGTTGCTAAGCAGGGTGGGATGGCGGGCATTTCATtcacttttcatactaaaagtAAACCATGACTTCACAACCACACAAAATTGCAAGCACTGATTTTTTTCTCAGTGAAATTATTCAAATCATAGAAATATAATGAAGATGAATCCATTGATTTGTCTTTGTCTTGTTCGATGTGACCTCTCCTTGACCTGGCAATCACTCAGGTATGGTAACTGTGTCCTCGGCTAAACCGGTAAGCTGTGAAAGTGGTCAAAGAGGAAGGAGTCCATTTTCACAATAGGTGGGAAGATGTAGAGAGGTGgtggtcagggtgtgtgtgaagtgtgtatttgtttgggCAGTTCAGGGCACCACATGACCCAAAATATCCACTGGTATATCTGAAATTATAATAACATGTATTTTTCTTCTCTGTTTTCTTCCAGAGTGCAAAAGGAGACGCACCACAGGGTCATGAAAGTATGTTACTTAAGTGTACATTTGAATTGTTAGCAAAATAAACAGCATCCAACACCCCTCAAATATAAACTTTTGACATGTCGATCAATGACTTTATATCCCCAGAGCAAATTCAAGTCAACATGAGTTCAGATCCCATGAAGAAACCCTCAAAACCAATGGCACATCTGATTGGTAAATGTTTTTTGCCTTATCTCAGCTAAAAGTTATGgatattttaaatgtatgtttaAGAAATGCATGATTTTGTCATTCGTTTGTCTTCTGTGGTGAAACAGGTGCAAGTAAACCTCGCAAAGATGGAATCATCCTTTGGGAAGTGGAGGATCGCATGGATGTAACCATCATGCACAAAATTAAATACGACAATGGGAAAATCATTATTCAGAAAGAGGGCTATTACGCTATTTACTCCAAGATGTATTTTAAAGAGACACAACAACGCCTGATCCTACATGAGGTTGTCAAGACCACACCACGCTACCCAAAAGAAATAGTTCTCCTACGGTCAAAAAGATTCCCTCCCAAAGATACACATGCAGGTCATACAAATAGCTACTTGGGAGGAGTGTTCCATTTGTTTGAAAAAGAAGCTATCTTTGTCAAGGTGAATAATCGCACGGAGGTCACACTTCTCCAACCAGCAGACAACTACTTTGGCGCTTATATGGTGTAGCAAACAAGTCAAAAGACAGCATCTTGacacacagtacatatgtgTTGGTATTAGCATAAAGGCGATACATTAAAGAAGAATAAGATATTTctaatgttaatgtgtgtattttgttttaaaCAACGTATAGAAAGTTAAGAGCACTGAACAATTACTGTTATTCAAATTAACTCCTTTTGGTCAAATACACATGATTGATATTATTGTTTTGCACAATTTATTTTTAGGAAATTATACATTGAATTCAGTTTTTTTACATCAGATTTCAAGCACTTTACTTTCATCTCAAACAAAATATCTACTGTGATCACAGGATTGCATAATAACCTGTTGGTATTCTTGGTAATTTTTAGTACTTACAATGTAATTCAAATATGTCATCtttgtgtttttcattttataTGTTGACAATCATGCACATTTGTGGTGTGATGACTGAATTTAACACTCACATAGCAATGTGCAGTGTGACTATGTCGCTGTTATGTCCTGATAAGTAAAataggtattattattattattattattattattattattatttagctatttatgtgtatatatgctTTAATATTGTCATATTTGATGACTGACCGTCTCAACACACATTGTATTATGTACAGTCAGTCAAGCCATTGTAATAATCCCAATATAGTCGCAAAGTGAAAATGCAAAATGTAACCTGGACTGTTATCTCACTTCTGAAAACCTATTCCATTGGTTTTTCACACAATGAATGTAATTTATTGTAAACTGTATTCATCATTCAAATAGTTTGCAAAACGTATGGTGTCTGTAGTCTGTAGATGTACCATCAATGACTTGCCACAGAGTAACTGTGTTTATTGAAAGAAAAACAGCAGATTTCTGACATGAGTGTCATAATAAAACATTTCTCTCTATTCATATTTTTCATGTTGTATTATGTTTGAAATGGTCATGATTCTGTACATAGCCTAAAAAACACCAATAATAACCTACAGCCAAGACATACAGTTAATGACTAATGTTTTTTAACAAGAGGCTTATTACAGCTCAACAAATATATCTACTGTAGCGGAATCCTCCCCCGTTTATCAGGCCCATTGTATCTGTAATCAAATACTTACACAAAAAGAAACCCGTACAGACTTCATATTTGCTAATGTGATGGTGACTTCCTCATAGAGAAGAATGAAGCAAACTACACATATTGCGCAATGGTCAAATAGCACTGAAATTAAATTATCTTCTTTtttgctttggtgtgtgtgtgtgtgtgtgttgacgggGGTATATCTCAGACAAAGAATTCATTTCCCTTTtctgaaacacacagagaggcagcCAGCAGCATGCTTTGTGAGACCCTAGATCTTGACAGAGCGGCGAGCATGCACACAGGCCACACGCATTTCACAGGAAGTGTCAGGCCGCTTAGGCGTGctgagtgggaggaggaggcagcagtCAAAGAAGTTATAACAGCCCATGCATGGACACTTgtactctctttctttatctctctctttctctctcaagtgACTAACAGCCTGGGTGGCTGTGCTTGTTTCCTCTTGATGGACCAAAATCAGGATTTAACCTTCTGTGTAATTTCTCTGGAGTCCATGACCTTTGTCTTTACAGGTCAGGAGGTCTGACTTATGGTAGACTATTTCTGGAAGAATACTTTCgtcattttgatttttaaagagcGCTTCTTAGAGTTAAAGAGGGATCATTTTTTGACGCATTTTCAGGTAGGAGGAGCACTTACTGTGGAAATGGCAGCCTCTGGCAACCTGTACCCCAATGTCTTCATGGTGGACACTCACACAGATTATCCTCCGCCACTGCCACCCAAGCCGGTCCCTTTCCGCAAGAGAAGGAGTGTGGCTCAGCCAGTGCTGTTTGCCCTGGTCATTCTGGCCCTGTGTGGCATGGCGGTGGAAGCCTGTTTCATTTACAGTCTGTACACCAGCAAGTCCTCTCCGGTGAGTAGTCATTCCCCTCATTAAGTGTGGCACCTTCCTCCGTTTTCCATTGCTGGCTCAAATGAAGAGCCTCCCTATATGACCACAGATAAATGTATTTAACTTATTCATCAATTTGCATTCCAATCAACTAGGATGTCTGTCAGTGCCATTTCTACTATTTCACTTAAGACTTTTCTGATTTTAGTTTgctgcattttttatttatttttatttttttacatgattTTTATTGGTTTTAGTTTGCTGCATTTTTgttcacacacatttttgtccATGTTatttcagtgtaaaaaaatcaATGAATGATGTGTTTAGTATTTAGATATGTGTATTGTATAATATATTGATATTGTTTGGCGACACGCGATGCAAATTTCGAGCCAAGCCTGAAGAAGTTCAGTTCTATATCCATTGAGATATCCATGAGATATCTCAATTTAAACGTAAACATAAAAGTACCGTAGATTTTGCCATTGTAGTACAGAATTGGGAAAATACTGAACATAAAATGGAACTGAACTCCTTCAGGCTTGGCTCGAAATTCGCTTCGTGATTCACCAAACAATATCAATACCAAAACCAGAAAACTGTCAATACTTCCAGAAAATGGAAAGAGGTACTGTAGGCTTGTTTAGGGCATGGAGTGGAAGCAACATTTGTGGTGAGCACTTATAGCTGGTTTGTCCCACCATGATGTGAAACCCCCCCCATAAAAAAAGTTCCACTATGATCTGACTATGGCACTTGATCCTGTGGTTTCATTTATGTTTTGAGCTAAAGAGTACTGCTAATAGTCAAGGTGTCTAGACTGAGTCATGAAACAGCAGGTTCAGTCTACTTTTCCCTATGCTGCTTTGTACTGTAGGTGCCAATCTGACTGCGGAGATGCCCCTGCTTGCCAGAGTTTCATCTCAGTTTCCCCATTCGTTAAAAATGTCTCTTATTTCTGTTTTTTCAATCTGAGTTAAATTTCTTATCACTTCACAGGGTGACTCAGAAACACAGGAGATGTCAAAGCAAGGTACAGTTCAGCTCTATGACCTAACAATTATGCCACTCTACCACAACATGTATAATACTTAGGCCCGGGCTACACTGGGTCTGCAACTGAAGCGCTCTGTTCACGTAGCGTGACAATAGTTTTTGAAAACTTGTGTAATTTCCGGAATGTATGTGCCACTGTCATATCttgtgtagccagttccattgattacagtggaagctattGTTGCATCAGATGTTGCGCTaacagaacgcttcagttacgtgcccaaTGTAGCCTCCCTGTACAGTTCCTATGTAATTTCCGCACTCATTAAAGGATCAAAAAATCCCTTGTTTCTCTGATTGATGAATACAGTTGCAGATAAACCAACACCAATAGATAACCCTGTGGTTCCACCTTCCAAACCTCTCGCCCATATGAACAGTGAGATTTTTCTACCTTTTGCTACAGTATTTATTACCTTTTAGACACATAATCTCTAATACTCCAAAACTGTTTTATCATCAGTCTTTGTTGTCGTCACTGCAGGTAATCAGAAACCTACTGCTGATGGACTCATGCTTTGGCATGACTACGGTGAATCTATCATACATGGAATGAAATACAAAGATGGGGGCCTAATTATCCAGGAAGAGGGATATTACTTTGTTTACTCCAAGGTCTACTTTACAGAGAAGCACAACATTTCACTTTTGCATTCCATTGTTAGGACCACAGACCGTTACCCTGAAGAGCTGGTGCTTCTGCAGTCAAGGGAATACATACCCAAGTCAATCAAAAACTTTAAAACAAATAGTTATCTGGGAGGTATGTTCCACTTCTTTAAAGGTGATACTATATTTGTAAGGGTAAATAATACCGAAATCATACTGTCCACATCAGCAGATAACTATTTTGGAGCCTATATGGTGTAGTAAACTGGCATAAACAAGATGGATGATTGGCATCGGTTTACTTTGTATGCACAATGTATGTTTGCACTCcaattgttttattttacataAACACCATAGCACATCTTATCATCTTGTTATTCCAACCGTCTATAAAAATGCCTCATACATTTTAATGCAGAACATactttgtatttatttgtagaCTTTTCGGTAACATTTTACTTGACAGTgccgacataagagtgacatgacactgtcatgaacgtgtcataaacaagtcataaacatttatgacataacacttctgtaaTTAAGTggcattcggtttttgtcataacaagttagggttaggattagggttaggtttagagttatggttagggttagggttgagattaggattaggattaggattagggttagaggttaggattaggattagggttaggattaggattaggtttCATGACAGTGTTACCGACTTTTCTTTCTCCTATTCTGATAGCCATCAATGTAGTACATACTCTGCCAAAAGCTTCTAATGTCTGCAAATACTCCAGTCTTTTTTGCTTTAAATGAGGAGGAAGGGaagtgtggtttgtgtgtcaGTTATAGGCCAGAGAAGGCTTTAAATAAGTCAGCACACTTCTtgaatattttcctttttttgtgttttattttgtcatgATTTTTAAAGTTTTTCACTTTTGATCTGCACCTAGGAAATGCACAATGACCTCCTTGAACTAGTCATAGGCCAGAGGCATGGGAGAGTCTGTACATGGAGTGAGGAAATAGGAAGGAAGCACTGAGAATAGAGTTGATCTATTTGGCATTTTTTCAAACCGCCGCCAAgagtttttcatgtgacgtatatAAATTGCAGTAACTTTTAATATCTGAATTTATTACAgtgttttttatgtttatatatgttatgttatagtgttttttatgtttatatatattatgtttGTTATGTTCTTATATGTAATCTTAATGGTTTGGAAAAAACTACTCAAGTTGAATGTATATTTTATAACTGTGAATAGATTAGTAATGTAATGTTGCACTTCATGCTGTGTTTGTGCAAGGTTTCG
This window encodes:
- the LOC125296665 gene encoding tumor necrosis factor ligand superfamily member 6-like; protein product: MVDYFWKNTFVILIFKERFLELKRDHFLTHFQVGGALTVEMAASGNLYPNVFMVDTHTDYPPPLPPKPVPFRKRRSVAQPVLFALVILALCGMAVEACFIYSLYTSKSSPGDSETQEMSKQVADKPTPIDNPVVPPSKPLAHMNSNQKPTADGLMLWHDYGESIIHGMKYKDGGLIIQEEGYYFVYSKVYFTEKHNISLLHSIVRTTDRYPEELVLLQSREYIPKSIKNFKTNSYLGGMFHFFKGDTIFVRVNNTEIILSTSADNYFGAYMV
- the LOC125295546 gene encoding tumor necrosis factor ligand superfamily member 14-like, encoding MADLGCAYPPPAMVGTYTSHPPLPPRTRPLKTRSMARPVLVALLILALGGMAVEACFIYDLYQKVDPSAKGDAPQGHEKQIQVNMSSDPMKKPSKPMAHLIGASKPRKDGIILWEVEDRMDVTIMHKIKYDNGKIIIQKEGYYAIYSKMYFKETQQRLILHEVVKTTPRYPKEIVLLRSKRFPPKDTHAGHTNSYLGGVFHLFEKEAIFVKVNNRTEVTLLQPADNYFGAYMV